AGGTAGACGCGCTGGTCATCCCAGTGGGTGAAGGCAAGCTGTCTGTGCCCGTCGGTCTCGAACGCCGCCCACGGCCTCCCGCCGTACTCATGCACGCGGTTGCGGACGTTCCAGGGCGCCGCCAGCACCTCGGCGGGCGCCCCGTCGTCGGTCTCGCGCATCAGGGCGACCCGACCGCCCTCCTCCGGGCGGCTCTCCGTCCACCAGGCCTGCCCGAAGGCGAGGTCGGCCGCAAGGACTCCGCCACCGGACCTCGCCGCGTCGATCGCGTCGATCGGCGAGGTCCATGTTCCGTAAGGAGAGATCGTCACCACCCGGGCAGCGTAACCGTGAGTGTCCGTCCGGAACACCGATGCAGAAGGATTTCCGGGGCGAACCGGGGGGAGCGCGCTGCCCGGCGAAGCCCGGTGGCCTAATGTCGTCGGTGTCATGGCTCGTGTCATTCATGTATTCCGTCAACCCGACCGGTTCATCGCCGGGACCGTCGGGCAGCCCGGCGAGCGCAGCTTCTACCTCCAGGCGTCCGAGGACGTCCGCAAGGTGAGCGTTCAGCTGGAGAAACAACAGGTCTCGGTCCTCGCCGAACGCATCGGCGCCCTCCTGGAGGAGGTGGCGCTGCGTTTCGACACCGAGGTCCCCGGTGCGGCGCCCGAGGCGGTCATCGACGTGGAACCACTCGACGTGCCGGTCGAGGAGGAGTTCCGCGTCGGAACCATGGGTCTGGGTTGGGACGCCGAGACACACGCGGTCGTCATTGAGCTGTTGGCGATGACGGAGGAGGAGGTCGACGAGTCGGTCGTCCTCGACGACACCGAGGAGGGCCCGGACGCGCTTCGAGTGTTCCTCACGCCGCTCCAGGCCAGGGCGTTCGCCGCGCGCGCGGAGCGGGTGGTCAACGCCGGACGCAAGCCGTGTCCGCTGTGTGGTGAGCCGTTGGACCCCGCCGGGCACATCTGTCCCCGGCAGAACGGCTACCGTCGCGGCGACGAGGGCTGAGGCGGCCGGTGTCGGTGCAGCCCGATGATCCCGCCGCCCTGGAGTTCCTGCGTCGAGGCGGCATCGAGATCGAGGGACGGCTCGTCGCGGCCTCCAACGCCACGCTGTTCTGCTCGATCGAGCTGGACGGCGTCGAGGGGCACTGCGTCTACAAGCCGGTGCGGGGGGAGCAGCCGTTGTGGGACTTCCCCGACGGCACGCTCGCGGGCCGGGAGGTCGCGACCTATCTGATCAGCGCGGCCGCGGGCTGGGACCTGGTGCCGCCGACGGTGCTGCGGTCGGGGCCGTTCGGACCGGGCATGGTCCAGTTATGGATCGACACCGACACCGACTCCGAGCTGGTGGACGTCGTGGGTGTCGACGACGTCCCGACCGGCTGGCGGCCGGTGCTGCACGCCCATGACCGGGCGGGAGAGCCGGCCGTGCTCGTTCACGCCGATCATCCGCGCCTGCGGACGATGGCGGTGCTCGACGCCGTGGTCAACAACGCCGACCGCAAGGGCGGGCACGTGTTGAGCACGGCCGAGGGCGCCGTGTACGCCGTCGATCACGGCATCTGCCTCAACGCCGAGGACAAGCTCAGAACGGTGTTGTGGGGCTGGATCGGCGAGTCCCTCGGCGACGAGACGCGGGAGACGCTCGGCTCGCTGCGCGCCCGCCTGGCGGGCTCGCTCGGTGACGCGCTGCACGACCACCTCACCCGGAAGGAGGTCGAGGCGTTCGGCCTGCGTCTCGATCGACTGGCGTCCGCCGGGGTGTATCCGGCGCCCTCCGACGACTGGCCCGCGATCCCGTGGCCCGCGTTCTGAGGCGACCGCCCGCTCATCCGGCCGAGGCCGACCAGACGGCCCCGGCGTGTTCCGTACCTGTCGGGCAGGGGCCGGCCCGACGGCGTCGCGGGAACCGCGCCCGCCCGGACAGGAGGGCCCGGCCGCACGAGGCGGTCGGCGGGTCCGCCGAGCCGTAGGGCGGCCGGAGCGCCGAAGCGTGGCCGGGTCCTCGCCCGCTCGGTTACGGTCTGGCTGTGGGGATCATGTACCGGTGGCGTGGCGAATTCGACAGCGCGGCCGTGGAGGCGTTGCACGCGGAGGGCTTCGGGCACGAGCCCGGCTCGCGAGACTGGCGAGGACAGGTCGGCCGACACAGTCTCGGCTGGGTGTGTGCGTGGTCGCGGTCCGAGCTCGTGGGTTTCGTCAACGTCGCCTGGGACGGTGCCGGACATGCCTTCCTGGTGGACACGGTGGTGGCCCGGTCGGCCCGCCGCCGGGGAGTGGGGACGGGACTGGTCTCCGTGGCCACGCGGGAGGCCTCGGCGGCGGGCTGCGAGTGGCTGCACGTCGACTTCGCGGATGACCTGAGCGACTTCTATCTCACGGCCTGCGGATTGCGGCCGACCGCCGGCGGACTCGTCGCACTCTGAGCCACCGCGACGACCGCGACGATGCGCCGACTCGGCGACCGGCCCGCTCCCGGACAGGTCACCGATCGGGCCGTCCGAGTGATCCGGTCGGGCACTTCGTTCGCCGACTCACGGTCGCAGGCCTGCGACGGGCACACTGGATGGTCATGACCACTTCCGTCGTCCCGCCCTCCCGCGACCGCGCCCTGCTGCGACAGGCCGTCGCCCTCGCCGAGAAGTGCCCGCGTTCCGCAGGGGCCTTCGCCGTCGGCGCGCTCGTCGCCGACGCGGCGGGCGAGATCATCGCCACCGGCTACTCTCGGGAGACCGACTCCCATGATCACGCCGAGGAGGTCGCGCTGGCGCGTGTGGCTCCGGACGATCCTCGGCTGGCGACCGCGACGATCTACAGCTCGTTGGAGCCGTGCAGCACCCGGTCCTCGCGTCCGAGGAGCTGTACCCGGCTGATCCTGGACACGCCGATCCCGCGTGTCGTGTTCGCCTGGCGGGAGCCCGCGATCTTCGTGGACTGCGAAGGGGCCGAGCAGCTTCGCGCGGCAGGCCGAGAGGTGGTGGAGCTGGCCGAGTTCGCCGACCTCGCGCGACGCCCCAACACACATCTCTTCGGCGGCTGACGTCGGTCGACGAATCGGTACGGCGCGTTCGGGACGCGGCGAGGGCGGCCCCGACTCGGCGGCCGTCGGGTCCGGTGCCGCAGGCTCGGCAGGCGGACGGCGCGGTGACGAGATCCCCGCTGCCGGGCGACTTGACCGCGGTCGATCACGCGGCCAGGCTGCGCAGGGGCGATGACGCTGCGCGATCGTGTGGTGACCGATGCGGCGTCGGCCGTGGTCCGGCCCGCCCGCTCTGTTCGTTCGAGACGGGAGCGGCATGATGGAGACCGACGTGAACTGGACCGGCACCGGGATCGATCTGGACCGGCCCAACGCGGCGCGGATGTACGACTACTACCTCGGCGGTGCCTTCAACTTCGCGGCGGATCGGGATCTCGCCGAACAGGCCGTACAGGTCATGCCGTGGATGCGGGAGGCGGTGGCGGCGAACCGATCGTTCCTCGCCAGGGCGGTGCGTCACTGTGTCGCGCACGGCATCCGCCAGTTCCTCGATCTGGGGTCGGGCATCCCGACGGTCGGCAACGTGCACGAGATCGCCCAGGCCGCGGACCCGAGCTGTCGGGTCGCCTACGTCGACAACGAGGCGGTGGCGGTCGCCCACAGCAGCCAGCTGTTGGCGACCGACCCGCAGACGACCATCACGCGGGCCGACCTCCGTGATCCCGCCCGTGTGCTTGCCGCGCCGACGGTGCGGGAGCTCATCGACTTCAGCGAGCCGGTGGCGGTGCTGGCGGTGGCGGTGCTGCACTTCGTCCCCGAGGCGGGACGACCCGAGGAGATCCTCGCGGACTACCGCCGGGCGATGGCACCGGGAAGCAGGTTCGTGCTCTCGCATGTGACCGGCGATCACGATCCCGAGCAGGCCGAGGCGGCGGCGCGGGTCTATCAACGAGCCGACACCCCGGTGCTGCCCAGGAGCCGGGAGCGGCTGGCGGCGATGCTGGCGGGTTTCACGCTGGTTCCGCCCGGCCTGGTGGATGCCACGGAGTGGCACAGCACTCCTGCGGCGGGCGCGGAACACGTGGGCTTCTACGCGGCGGTCGCCGTGGTCGAGTAGCGCTGCACGACGCACGTCGGCGGACGCTCACCCGGCAGTCTGCTCGGTTCCTCGGCCCGGGGCGGGAAGCGGGCGGACGAATCGGCGGACGAGGAGGGAGCCTGCCGAGCGAGGAACGCCGCCGGTCGACGAGGTACCGCGGCACGGTGAGCATCGGGCCGGGCCGCGCTTCGCTCAGCCCTCGCCGGACCCGTGCCCGCCGAGCCGGTGCCTCTTCTCCGCGGCGAAGGCGTCGAAGCGCTCGAACAGCGGCGTCGCCGCCCAGGCGACCAGGGCCCACAGGCCGAAGAAGGCCAGATAGGTCAGCGGGAGTCCGGTCAGCGGGATGCCCGCGGGCATGGCGAACAGCGCGAAGACCACGGTCATGAAGGCGGCGGAGACCAGGGCGGTCACGATGCGATGGCGAGTGCTGGAACGGTCCATCGTGCTTCCTCTCCTCCGAGGGACGAGAAGCCGGCGTCTCTCGGACCTGTGTCGAGTCGGACCTGTGCCGGGTCCGGCCGTCGAGCCCGACCC
This genomic stretch from Actinoalloteichus hoggarensis harbors:
- a CDS encoding SAM-dependent methyltransferase gives rise to the protein MMETDVNWTGTGIDLDRPNAARMYDYYLGGAFNFAADRDLAEQAVQVMPWMREAVAANRSFLARAVRHCVAHGIRQFLDLGSGIPTVGNVHEIAQAADPSCRVAYVDNEAVAVAHSSQLLATDPQTTITRADLRDPARVLAAPTVRELIDFSEPVAVLAVAVLHFVPEAGRPEEILADYRRAMAPGSRFVLSHVTGDHDPEQAEAAARVYQRADTPVLPRSRERLAAMLAGFTLVPPGLVDATEWHSTPAAGAEHVGFYAAVAVVE
- a CDS encoding DUF3090 domain-containing protein produces the protein MARVIHVFRQPDRFIAGTVGQPGERSFYLQASEDVRKVSVQLEKQQVSVLAERIGALLEEVALRFDTEVPGAAPEAVIDVEPLDVPVEEEFRVGTMGLGWDAETHAVVIELLAMTEEEVDESVVLDDTEEGPDALRVFLTPLQARAFAARAERVVNAGRKPCPLCGEPLDPAGHICPRQNGYRRGDEG
- a CDS encoding deaminase, translated to MTTSVVPPSRDRALLRQAVALAEKCPRSAGAFAVGALVADAAGEIIATGYSRETDSHDHAEEVALARVAPDDPRLATATIYSSLEPCSTRSSRPRSCTRLILDTPIPRVVFAWREPAIFVDCEGAEQLRAAGREVVELAEFADLARRPNTHLFGG
- a CDS encoding GNAT family N-acetyltransferase, which codes for MYRWRGEFDSAAVEALHAEGFGHEPGSRDWRGQVGRHSLGWVCAWSRSELVGFVNVAWDGAGHAFLVDTVVARSARRRGVGTGLVSVATREASAAGCEWLHVDFADDLSDFYLTACGLRPTAGGLVAL
- a CDS encoding SCO1664 family protein — its product is MQPDDPAALEFLRRGGIEIEGRLVAASNATLFCSIELDGVEGHCVYKPVRGEQPLWDFPDGTLAGREVATYLISAAAGWDLVPPTVLRSGPFGPGMVQLWIDTDTDSELVDVVGVDDVPTGWRPVLHAHDRAGEPAVLVHADHPRLRTMAVLDAVVNNADRKGGHVLSTAEGAVYAVDHGICLNAEDKLRTVLWGWIGESLGDETRETLGSLRARLAGSLGDALHDHLTRKEVEAFGLRLDRLASAGVYPAPSDDWPAIPWPAF